In Flavobacterium sp. GSB-24, the genomic window TTCGGCTGTAAGCATAATTATATTATTTGGATTTGGATATATTTTGAAAATGACAGCATTCTAAGCTATAGGAATAGGCTAGAATTCTGAATAGTATTAAATGAGGGGAAATTTACAGCGGTTTATTCGCGAAAGCGCAGATAGAGAAAGGAGCAAATAAGATCTCTTTGCACTAATCTTTAATTTGAAAACAAAGATTTGACGCGATAAAATAAAACTAGTAAACTAAAATAGAGCAGGAGGTGCTCGTAAAGCAAATAAGCTTCCTTTGAAGAATGTTGAAACTGATTTGGTATAAGTAAATACCAGTTTAGTTTCTACATATGTTTTTTGAAAAATTACAGCCTGAAAAGCATTTGGAATAAATGTGCTGAAAGAAAAATGACAAACATGACAATTTGTATCAGTAGAATGACTGTGTGTTATTTGTTTCTGATTGGCACTTGAATGATGTTGACAAGGTCTTTCTGATAGTTGTTTAAAAAAATGTTCATAAGAGTGCACAGTTTGAAACAGCATTGCGCACAATACTGCAAAAGATGCTATGAAATTTACAACTACGATTCTCCTTTTCATTCAGTGGTATTTCTGTGCAAAACTAAGTATCTAATTCTGAAATAAGTAATTGCAACAATGTTGCAAATATAGATATCTTATTTTTAAATATTCCAAAAAGCTGTTATTTTTTATACAAATTTAAAGTCAAAGCCTTTAAATACAACCAATTTACAGGTTATTGTACAACAGCTGAAGTGTATGAAAATCAGACGATCCATCAAAATATTTATGCAGAACTTCTTGAAAGATAGGTTCTGAATTTTGGACACTTGCAAAAAGTGTCATGGAGGATTGCAGTCTTTCGGCATCAGTACTTCCGAATATATCGTTTACCTTTTCTTTTTCTTTTTTGATTAATTCGGCTGTAATTTCAACCAAATGTTTACCTAAAATTGGATGTTCAAGAAAAGCAATTGCTTCGTCGGCATTTTTAATTTCATAAAATTTAGAAGTATCACTTGAACCCATTCCTTTTATTTGTGGAAAGATAAACCACATCCATGGAGATTCTTTTTTGCCTTTTTTTATTTCGTCTAGAGCTGTTAAATACAATTTGTTCTGAGCATCTAAAAATCGGACTAATTCATTTTTATTGTAAGCCATTATTTACTGATATTAACTTGGGGTACCAGGCTGTAAATCTACTGAAAATATGTTTAGTTGTATATTACCAAATCCTTTTTTTAAGGTATTTTTTATGTATGAAATTAGCTTAAAAAAGATAGTTTTCAGTGAGAAAAATTACTTCAAATTATCTCATCAAAAAAAATTCATTAGTAATAAAAAACCGACTAACAACTTCGTTTTTTGTTATAAAATATAAATTTCGTTGGCAGTTCTGTTATGATTTTCCTATTTTTACTCAAATGACAGTTTGAAAACTGTTTTTATGAATTAAAATTCGAATTGATATTTACCACTTTACAATATCAATTTTTTCTAACGAGCCTTTCGCTCATCTAAAAACAAATGCTTATGAAAATAGGATTAATCGGATTCGGAAAAACTGGAAAATCAGTAGCTTCAATATTATTAGAAAATAAAAAATTCTGCTTAGAATGGGTTTTAAGACAAAGTACAACTTTAGAACACAGATCGGTGCCTGAATTTTTTGGAGTGCAGTCAGACGAACCCGGCTTAATCTATTCTAGTTCCAAAACTCCTATTGAAGAATTGCTGGAAAGCCATCCAGTAGATGTAATTATAGATTTCTCTTCTCATCAGGGAATTTACACGTATGGTGAAGCTGCAGCAAAAAAGAACATCAAAATAATTTCGGCAATTTCACATTATAAAGACAAGGAATTGCAGTTTCTAAAAAAGTTAGGTCAAAAAACAACTGTTTTTTGGTCGCCGAATATTACTCTCGGCGTTAACTATTTATTATTTGCCGCTAAATTTTTGAAGAAAATTGCGCCGTGGGTTGATATTGAAGTAAATGAAGAACATTTTAAAGCTAAAGAAGGAACTTCGGGAACTGCCATTAAAATTGCAGAAGCGCTCGATGTAGATAAAGAGAACATCAATTCTGTGAGAGCTGGAGGTATAGTTGGAAAACATGAAGTAATTTTTGGTTTTCCTTTTCAAACGGTTCGAATTATACACGAATCAATTTCTAGGGAAGCTTTTGGAAACGGAGTAATTTTCGTAGCAGAAAACATCAAAGAAAAAGAAAAAGGATTGTACAATTTTGAAGATATCTTGACACCTTATTTTGCGGTTTAAGATTTTTGGTTTGCCACAAAGACACTAAGGCACAAAGTCTTATCCTATTTTTGTCATTTCGATCCCGAGGCTTCGGGAGAGAAATCTCCGTTAGAAGCTCTACAAAGATTGGATTAACTTTGCGGAGTCACTTTGCGGAGATTTCTCCTTCGTCGAAATGACAATTAATACGTTTTATTTTAAATAATAAATTGACAAATTTATTTCCTAAAAGCTAAAGCTTTCATATATTCCAGATTCATTTTAGCAATTGAAAGCACCGAAATTCCCTGTGGGCATTCGATTTCACAAGCGCGTGTATCAGAGCAGGCTCCAAAGCCTTCTTCATCCATTTTCTTTACCATTGTAATGGCACGTTTAGAAGCCTCTACTTTTCCTTGTGGAAGCAAAGCTAAGTGTGTTATTTTGGCACCTACAAATAAAGCGGCGCTGGCATTTTTGCATGAAGCCACACATGCCCCGCATCCAATACAAGCAGCGGCATCAAAAGCTTCTTCTGCAGTTTCATAAGAAATCGGAATACTGTTAGCCTCAGGCGCTTGGCCTGTTGATGCGCCTATAAAACCTCCAGAAGCTATAATAGAATCAAAAGCTTTTCGATCTATTTTTAAATCTCTTAAAACAGGAAATGCTTTGGCGCGAAAAGGTTCGATATAAATGGTATCGCCATCTTTAAAACTTCTCATGTGAAGCTGGCAGGTTGTAGTATTTTTTAAAGGACCATGAGCTCGTCCGTTAATCATCACGCCGCATTGACCGCAGATACCTTCACGACAGTCGTGATCAAATTCGATAACACGCTCACCTTGCTGAATAAGAGATTCGTTTAAAAGATCCAGCATTTCTAAAAAAGACATATGTTCAGACACTTCATCAATTTCATAATCTGTCATTTCTCCTTTTGATGACGTATCAAATTGACGCCAAATTTTAAGATACAGCTTCATGTTTTTTTGTTTTTTAGTTTTCAGTCTCAGTTCTCAGTCTCAGTTTTTAGTCTCAGTTTTCAGTCTCGGTTTTCAGTCTCAGTTTTCAGTCTCAGTTTTCAGTTTCGGTTTTCAGTCTCGGTTTTCAGTCTCGGTTTTCAGTCTCAGTTTTCCAGTCTCGATTTTCAGTCTTGGTTTTCAGTCTCAGTTTTCAGTCTCGGTTGCAGTTACAATTTCACAACTCACAATTCACAACTCACAATTCACAATTATTTATAGCTTCTCACAGCTAGTTCAACCGATTCAAATACCAAAGGTTCTTTGTGTAACTCAGGCTCTTGATTATTTCCTTTCCATTCCCAAGCCGAAACGTAACAGAAATCTTCATCATTGCGAACAGCTTCGCCATCTGGAGTTTGGTATTCTTCTCTAAAATGTGCTCCACAGGATTCTTCACGTTGTAGGGCATCGTAACACATTAATTCAGCCAATTCGATATAATCGGCGATCCGCCCTGCTTTTTCCAATTCGCTGTTTAAAGTATTGTCGCCGGTAATTCGAAGATCTTTTTCAAAAGAAGATTTGAGTTCTCTAATTTCAATGATCGCTTCTTCAAGTTTTTCCCTGCTTCTCGAAAGTCCGCATTTTTCATATAATAATCGTCCGATTTTTTTATGAAAATAATCTGCAGAAAGCGTTCCGTTGGTATGTAAAAAACGATCGAGTTGTCTTCTAACGCTTTTTTCAGCTTCCTCGAAAGCAGGATGCGAAATGTCAAATTTTGGCGCGTTTAATTCGCCAGCCAAATAGTTCGGAATCGTGTAAGGCGCAATGAAATAGCCGTCTACACAGGCTTGAAGTAACGAATTTGCTCCAAGACGATTAGCGCCATGATCTGCAAAGTTCGCTTCGCCTAAAGCAAATAATCCAGGAATAGTGGTCATTAATTCATAATCGACCCAAAGTCCGCCCATTGTAAAATGCGCCGCGGGCGAAATCAGCATAGGTTCTTTATAGGCATTAATGCCGGTAATCTTTTCATACATCGCAAAAAGATTGCTGTATTTGGCTTCTATTTTATCTTTTCCCTGGGCATTAATGGCATCAGAAAAATCGAGATAAATCGCATTTTTCATAGGTCCCACGCCATGACCTGCATCTATTCGTTCTTTTGCAGCTCTTGACGAAATGTCTCTTGGAGCCAGGTTTCCAAATGAAGGATAACGGCGTTCTAAATAATAATCTCGTTCTTCTTCTGGAATTAGATTTGGATCACGGTCATCGGCAGCCTTTTTAGGAACCCAGATTCGCCCGTCATTTCGAAGCGATTCTGACATCAAAGTCAATTTGGACTGATTTGCTCCGTGCTGAGGCAATGAAGTAGGATGAAACTGAATCCAGCTTACACCTGCCATAAAAGCGCCTTTTTTATGTGCGCGCCAAATTGCTGAACTATTGCAGCCCATTGCCAAAGTAGACAAATAATATACTTTTCCGTAACCTCCAGAAGCTAAAACTACTACGTCTGCAGCATGGCGTTCTAAAATTCCTGTTTCAAGATTTCGGGCAATTATACCTTTGGCTTTGCCTTCAATAACTACTAATTCAAGCATTTCATGGCGTGTGTACAAAGCTACTTTTCCCAAAGAAGCCTGTCGTTCTAATGATTGATAAGCACCCAGCAAAAGCTGCTGTCCCGTTTGACCTCTGGCATAAAAAGTCCGCGAAACTTGAACGCCTCCAAAAGATCTATTATTCAAATAACCAGCATATTCTCTTGCAAATGGAACGCCCTGAGCGACTGCATGATCGATGAGAGCAGCAGAACATTCCGCTAAACGATACACATTGGCTTCTCGGGATCTAAAATCTCCGCCTTTAATGGTATCATAAAACATCCTAAAAGTGCTGTCACCGTCATTCTTGTAGTTTTTAGCAGCATTTACACCACCTTGCGCCGCAACAGAATGTGCACGTCTAGGAGAATCCTGAAAACAAAAAGACTTTACATTATAACCTTGTTCAGCCAGCGATGCAGCACATGAAGCGCCTGCAAGTCCAGTTCCGACTACAATAACATTCAGTTTTTTTCTATTTGCAGGATTTACAAGCTTTGCTTTTGCCTTGTAATTATTCCATTTTTCTGCAAGAGGACCTTCTGGTATTTTTGAGTCTATCATTTTTTATACGGTTTAAAATGAACTTGTCTTTTAGAAGCTGTAATTTACTACAAAAAAATGAATTTTTAAGGCTGATTTTATTGTTTACTGATAGAAATTGCTTTAGAAGCAGCATTTGTTTTTACAAAATAGATACCCGTTGGATGTTCTGAAATAGAAATTAAATTTCCTTTTCCTTGTTTTACTTTAGTTCCTAAAGGCGAATAAACAGTCCATTCTAATTCTTTAGATAAGTGGAATATTCCAGTTGAAGGATTTGGAAAAACAATGATTTTATTGGATTGTCCATTTGGATTTTCAACGCCAAGACTGCAATTATGCACCATGTAAGCAATTTCTTTTTTATTGTTTCCAATGGTATTGCTAACCGTTAATGAAACGGTTTTTGTTCCTTCGGTTGAATAAATTACGCTGTGAGGACCAATTCCTGTTGCAGTTGCGGGCGTCGCATTTTCACCAAAATTCCACACATAATTATCAACAGTTCCAACCGAAACAGAAGTAAAAGTAACGGCAGTATTAAGGCATCCCATTTGGGTATTAACTTCAAAATCTGCAATTGGTGCAGTTGTGCTTCCCGTTATTACAAATTCCATTTTATTAACGTTGATGTCGCCTTCTTCAAAAAATAAAGTAATCACACGCGCCCCCTGCGTTAAAGGAATGTTTGGAATGGTAACTGTCTGCCAAGCCTGAAAGCCAGTAGTATTTGGAATATTTACCGTTCCAGTTACATTTACACCATCGACTTCAAGATGTAATTTTCGGGTATTATAAGGCGATGCGACTCTTAGATTGATATTATAATTTCCTGTTGTATTTACTCTTGCAGTGTATTTGAGCCATTCGTTTTTAGCCACATACGCAAGATTAAATCCGCCTTCGCTGCAAGCTTCAGTTCCTACGCCATCGCCAGCTCTGTAAGCTGTGTCACCGCCGCCATTGCTGTCAAAATAAGCACTTGGACCAACGTCATAATTTTCAGCTTCGATAATGCCTGGAATTTGAGCTATTATTCCTAAATAAGGTGCGTTTGGAAGTGTTGTTGCCGTATAAACAGCTGTGTAAACTGCGGTTCCTGTTGCAGGTGCTTTGAAGGTTTGATTAGCCGCTCCGCCATGATCCCAATGATCAAAGTCATATCTAATGTTTCCAACATATTGCGGAGTTGGAGCATTTAGTGTCTGCAAAGAGGCATTGGCTACAACTTGTTTTGTTGATGGTGCTGTAACTGGTTTTTGGTTGAATTCTAAAGCCAATAGAGCAGGAGAGCTTGTTACAGTTACATCTACTAAATTTGGTTTAATGTCTACAAAGGTTGATGCTGTTAAGCCATTGCTGTCGGTTACTTTTACTGTAAAACGATACCAAACATTTGGTGTTTTTTCGCCTTGATTAGATGCTGTAAAATCACCAGATTTTACGCCTTGCGGACTTGCACCAGGATGTGAATGCCCAGCTCCTGGAATATCTTCGTGGAAAAGATCAATATTCCATGAAAATGCACTTGCTGGTAATGTTCCATCTTCAATATCTGTTGCTGTTGCTTCAAAATGAACTACATCATCGGCATTCCATTTTAAAGTTGGTAAAGGAGAAACAATCGTAACTGTTGGAGCATTACTAAATGGTGTTACTGTTAACGTTGCAGGATTACTGGTTACATTGCCTGCAGTATTGCTAACTATCACTCTATAAGCACCTGCATTTGCTGTTGTAACATTCGAAATGGTATAAGAAGCAGCATTTGCTCCCGAAATATTTACATTATTAAACTGCCATTGATAGGAAAGCCCAACGCCGCTTGCAGAAACCGTAAAAGTTACAGGAGTAGTCTGCATAATACTTTGAGAAACAGGATGATTTACTATTGTTGGCGCAGCAGTTTCTATATAATCAAGTTTAATTAGCGAACCATTATTTCCGTAAGCGCAATAATAAATATAACCATCGTTGCCTAACATCATTCCGAGTGCTTGCTGGTGTGGTGCGGTATAAAACTCAGTTGAAACTGGATCTGGAATATTAGGATCGAAAGATCGAATGGCATTTCGAAGAAAATCTTTTATAATAAATTTTCCCTGAAGATCAGGATAACGAGGCGTTGTTGGATTGTATAATAAGCCATTGGTCAAAGCATTTCCGATACTTCCGGTTGCATAAGTAAATATCGGATTGGTAAATAAATTGGTTTCTGTTTGTTTTCCATCGCCACCTTGTGGGTGTCCCCAAGCATAATTGCGAATTGCTGGATTGCTGATTTCGTTTACTTCTTCCCATGAAGTTCCAACATCCAGTACAAATAATTTATTGGCTGTTGTATTGGCAACTAACCTCCAAGGATTTCTAAATCCATAAACCCAGATGCTTTGTCTTTGTACAGAACCGGTTCCATAATACGGATTTCCAGGCGCGGGCAGACCGTCTTCTGTTAGCCGAAGAATTTTTCCTTTATAAGTATCAAGATCTTGTGAGTTTGTATTTTGCTGACTATCTCCAACGGTTACATATAGAAATCCGTTAAAGAACTTTAAATCACCACCATTATGAAATCCACCGCCAATAGGTTCTAAAAGTAGAATTTCCTGTCTGCTGACTACTTGATTAGCATTATCGATTTTGACTCTCTCAATACGATGTCGGATTACACCGCCGTCGTTAATGGCGTAGAATACATAAATGTAACCATTTGTGGTAAAGTTGGGATGCAGGGTTAATCCAAGTAAACCTTGTTCATTGTCCGTTACAGTAGTTACAGTAAAAACAGTCGAGACAGCATTGTTTTGAAATACTTTGACAATTCCGCCTCTTTCTGCAATAAAAATTCTTCCATCAGAAGATTGTTCCAGTGCGAGCCCTTCTTTAATGACCGCTGTAGGAGCTAGGTTTTGGGTAATATATTGTGAATAGGATTGCAGCGAAAGTAATAAAGCAAAAATTGATAAGAAATAATTGAACAATCGCTTTTTGATACTAAAGGGTAGATTTTTTCTCATAATTATTCAGAATTTAGATGATTTGGGTATTTCAAATTTAATCTTTTTCTGTACAATATATTGATCTTCAAATGTTATGTTTTTTACATATTGAGTATCATAATGTCAAAACACGAGAAACGCTGCGATGACAAATTTGCTGTAAAGTTTTTGTAGTGTTTTAGTTTTTAGCCAAAAGGTTCCACAGAAGGAACTGCAATTCCTGATTTCGCAGAAAATGTTTGGCGAAAGCCTTATCTTCTGTTGAAGAATTTGCTTTTTAAAAATTTAGTAAGATTCTTTTTTACATATTAAACCCGACAGGTTTTAAAAACCTGTCGGGTTTATTTACATTAGAAAAAATTATTTACCATATCTTTTATCAAAATGCGCACTTACATCAAATTGGTTATTCTCAATTTGTTCTAAGATTTCAAGAAATGTTATTTTCATTTTAAGAATCATTGGCTCAGCATCGTGAATTAAAGAGTATACATTTTGTTTATTATCTACTGCAATATAATTTCCGTCTTCTAAATCGTAAATGACATAAAAAGTTCTTCCATTAAAATCAATATCAAATAATTCATTATAGTTTAGTTTTTCTCTAATATTACTATCTAAGCTATCATAAAACAAATCAATTTCGTTTGGAGGAAAATCAAAACGTGTCATTGAAAAATTTGTATTATCAATCGATGATAATTTAAATTCATCTAATTGATAAGTTGAATTTGTAATTTTTAAACCAGCGACCAAATTATCCTGAATTAAAAGTTCTATTTTTTCGAAACGATTATTCTGTTTTGAAAAAATCCTAAGCCCTGAAATATGATAATTATTACCTCTTTTTTTGTATTTAAAAACGGTGTCTCCAACATAACCTATGGCAACATATTTAAAATCAGGATATAATTCCCAATTTGTTAAGTCATAAAAATTACTATTTATAGTTTGATTTTTTATTTCAGATAATTTTTCAGGTAATGCTTCAATTATAGTATTAAAAAGTTTTCTTTGCTCTTTTCTAATTGCATTGTATTTGTATGGAGGGAAAATTGCTCCTAATGCTTTTTGTAAAATATTCATTTATTTCTCGATTATCATAGTAACGCCTTGTCCACCAGCGGCACAAATAGAGACAAAACCTCTTCCAGAACCTTTTTCGTTAAGCAATTTTGCCATTACGCCAATGATTCTGCCGCCAGTTGCAGCAAAGGGATGAGCGGCTGCTAAGCTGCTTCCTTTTACGTTTAATTTATTTCGATCAATAGATCCTAAAGCTTTTTTTAAACCAATCGATTCGCTGAGTTCTGGACTTTCCCAAATTTTTAAAGTAGCTAAAACCTGTGCGGCAAAAGCTTCGTGAATTTCATAATAATCAAAGTCCTGAAGATTTAATCCTGCTTTTTCGAGCATTCTGGAAGCAGCAAATAGTGGAGCTAATAAAAGGTTCTGCTGATTTTTAACGTATTCGATAGCAGCAATTTCTGCAAACGTAATGTAAGCCAAAATAGGAAGCCCTTGTTCTTTTGCCCATTCTTCGCTTGCTAGAAGAATACAAGAAGCCCCATCTGTTAACGGCGTAGAATTTCCTGCCGTCAAAGTACCGTTTACTTTATCGAAAGCTGGATTTAGCTTGGCTAATTTTTCAATTGTGCTGTCTTTGCGTAAATTGTTATCTTTTTCTAATCCGTTGAAAGGCGTAATCATATCATTAAAAAATCCTTCATCATAAGCTTTTGCCATATTCAAGTGACTTTTTAAAGCAAATTGATCTTGATCTTCTCTTGAGATTTTATAATGTTTGGCAGTGATTTCGGTATGCCCGCCCATTGAAAGTCCAGTTTGCGATTCTTCATTTTTAGGAACTAACGGACTGAAATCTTTTGGGCGAAGTTTTAGAAATAATTTGATTTTTTCTCCCAATGATTTTGCTTTTCTAGCATCTAATAATATTTTTCTAAGCTTTTCGCTGACAGCAATCGGCATATCACTAATAGAATCGACACCACCTGCAATTCCAGATTCAATTTGTCCCAGGGCAATTTTATTAGCGATATAAACTGCGCTTTCAATTCCAGTGTCACATGCCTGCTGTAAATCGCACGCAGGAGTTGCAGGATCAAGACTAGTCTGCATCACACATTCGCGGATCAAATTATTGTCATAGGTATGTTTAATAACCGCTCCGCCAGCAACTTCGCCTAATAATTTTCCTTTCAGCCCGTATTTATCAATAAGACCAGTGAGTGCTGCGGTCATCATTTCTTTATTGCCAACACTCGAATAAGCCGTATTGGCTCTTGCAAAAGGTATTCTATTGTAACCTACAATGGCTACTTTTCTTATTGTATCTGGCTTCATGTCAATATTTTATTAAGTGAATTTTGTGTTGAATTTGGAATCATAAAGATAAAAAGAGATTCTGTTATAAATACTTAACCTAGATTAATTTATCAGGAAATAACTTAATAAGGCTGTTTGAATCTAATTTTACTGCTGATTTTTTATAAATTGTTATATTTATTTAGAACGGATAAAAATAATTTGGAAAACCGAATATTTGAAATTACTTTTGCCCAGCAATTTAAAATCAAACCAAAATGAAAATAATTTTTAATAAAGGAGTTTACATTTTTGCGCTTCTATTATGTTCGATAACTATGATGGGACAGGACTTTGGAAAAGTAGCAGGTAAAATTTCTTTAAGCGGTAACACTGCTGCCGAAAATATAGCTGTAACACTAAAAGGGACTAAATATTCTGATGTTACGACTGTTTCAGGACAATATGAAATTACGAGAGTAAAACCAGGAAATTATACGATTGTAGTTCGTGCGGTGGGAATTGCTCCAGTGGAAGCCAATATTGTAGTGACAGCAAAACAAACTACGACTAAAAACTTTTCGTTAAACGAAAGTCAAGAAGATCTTCAGGAAGTTGTAATTACGAAAAACAAATATAAACAGGATAAACCATCAATGTCTTTGCG contains:
- a CDS encoding succinate dehydrogenase/fumarate reductase iron-sulfur subunit, with the translated sequence MKLYLKIWRQFDTSSKGEMTDYEIDEVSEHMSFLEMLDLLNESLIQQGERVIEFDHDCREGICGQCGVMINGRAHGPLKNTTTCQLHMRSFKDGDTIYIEPFRAKAFPVLRDLKIDRKAFDSIIASGGFIGASTGQAPEANSIPISYETAEEAFDAAACIGCGACVASCKNASAALFVGAKITHLALLPQGKVEASKRAITMVKKMDEEGFGACSDTRACEIECPQGISVLSIAKMNLEYMKALAFRK
- a CDS encoding PQQ-dependent sugar dehydrogenase, with product MRKNLPFSIKKRLFNYFLSIFALLLSLQSYSQYITQNLAPTAVIKEGLALEQSSDGRIFIAERGGIVKVFQNNAVSTVFTVTTVTDNEQGLLGLTLHPNFTTNGYIYVFYAINDGGVIRHRIERVKIDNANQVVSRQEILLLEPIGGGFHNGGDLKFFNGFLYVTVGDSQQNTNSQDLDTYKGKILRLTEDGLPAPGNPYYGTGSVQRQSIWVYGFRNPWRLVANTTANKLFVLDVGTSWEEVNEISNPAIRNYAWGHPQGGDGKQTETNLFTNPIFTYATGSIGNALTNGLLYNPTTPRYPDLQGKFIIKDFLRNAIRSFDPNIPDPVSTEFYTAPHQQALGMMLGNDGYIYYCAYGNNGSLIKLDYIETAAPTIVNHPVSQSIMQTTPVTFTVSASGVGLSYQWQFNNVNISGANAASYTISNVTTANAGAYRVIVSNTAGNVTSNPATLTVTPFSNAPTVTIVSPLPTLKWNADDVVHFEATATDIEDGTLPASAFSWNIDLFHEDIPGAGHSHPGASPQGVKSGDFTASNQGEKTPNVWYRFTVKVTDSNGLTASTFVDIKPNLVDVTVTSSPALLALEFNQKPVTAPSTKQVVANASLQTLNAPTPQYVGNIRYDFDHWDHGGAANQTFKAPATGTAVYTAVYTATTLPNAPYLGIIAQIPGIIEAENYDVGPSAYFDSNGGGDTAYRAGDGVGTEACSEGGFNLAYVAKNEWLKYTARVNTTGNYNINLRVASPYNTRKLHLEVDGVNVTGTVNIPNTTGFQAWQTVTIPNIPLTQGARVITLFFEEGDINVNKMEFVITGSTTAPIADFEVNTQMGCLNTAVTFTSVSVGTVDNYVWNFGENATPATATGIGPHSVIYSTEGTKTVSLTVSNTIGNNKKEIAYMVHNCSLGVENPNGQSNKIIVFPNPSTGIFHLSKELEWTVYSPLGTKVKQGKGNLISISEHPTGIYFVKTNAASKAISISKQ
- a CDS encoding dihydrodipicolinate reductase C-terminal domain-containing protein; protein product: MKIGLIGFGKTGKSVASILLENKKFCLEWVLRQSTTLEHRSVPEFFGVQSDEPGLIYSSSKTPIEELLESHPVDVIIDFSSHQGIYTYGEAAAKKNIKIISAISHYKDKELQFLKKLGQKTTVFWSPNITLGVNYLLFAAKFLKKIAPWVDIEVNEEHFKAKEGTSGTAIKIAEALDVDKENINSVRAGGIVGKHEVIFGFPFQTVRIIHESISREAFGNGVIFVAENIKEKEKGLYNFEDILTPYFAV
- a CDS encoding fumarate reductase/succinate dehydrogenase flavoprotein subunit gives rise to the protein MIDSKIPEGPLAEKWNNYKAKAKLVNPANRKKLNVIVVGTGLAGASCAASLAEQGYNVKSFCFQDSPRRAHSVAAQGGVNAAKNYKNDGDSTFRMFYDTIKGGDFRSREANVYRLAECSAALIDHAVAQGVPFAREYAGYLNNRSFGGVQVSRTFYARGQTGQQLLLGAYQSLERQASLGKVALYTRHEMLELVVIEGKAKGIIARNLETGILERHAADVVVLASGGYGKVYYLSTLAMGCNSSAIWRAHKKGAFMAGVSWIQFHPTSLPQHGANQSKLTLMSESLRNDGRIWVPKKAADDRDPNLIPEEERDYYLERRYPSFGNLAPRDISSRAAKERIDAGHGVGPMKNAIYLDFSDAINAQGKDKIEAKYSNLFAMYEKITGINAYKEPMLISPAAHFTMGGLWVDYELMTTIPGLFALGEANFADHGANRLGANSLLQACVDGYFIAPYTIPNYLAGELNAPKFDISHPAFEEAEKSVRRQLDRFLHTNGTLSADYFHKKIGRLLYEKCGLSRSREKLEEAIIEIRELKSSFEKDLRITGDNTLNSELEKAGRIADYIELAELMCYDALQREESCGAHFREEYQTPDGEAVRNDEDFCYVSAWEWKGNNQEPELHKEPLVFESVELAVRSYK
- a CDS encoding DUF1810 domain-containing protein — encoded protein: MAYNKNELVRFLDAQNKLYLTALDEIKKGKKESPWMWFIFPQIKGMGSSDTSKFYEIKNADEAIAFLEHPILGKHLVEITAELIKKEKEKVNDIFGSTDAERLQSSMTLFASVQNSEPIFQEVLHKYFDGSSDFHTLQLLYNNL
- a CDS encoding acetyl-CoA C-acetyltransferase, producing the protein MKPDTIRKVAIVGYNRIPFARANTAYSSVGNKEMMTAALTGLIDKYGLKGKLLGEVAGGAVIKHTYDNNLIRECVMQTSLDPATPACDLQQACDTGIESAVYIANKIALGQIESGIAGGVDSISDMPIAVSEKLRKILLDARKAKSLGEKIKLFLKLRPKDFSPLVPKNEESQTGLSMGGHTEITAKHYKISREDQDQFALKSHLNMAKAYDEGFFNDMITPFNGLEKDNNLRKDSTIEKLAKLNPAFDKVNGTLTAGNSTPLTDGASCILLASEEWAKEQGLPILAYITFAEIAAIEYVKNQQNLLLAPLFAASRMLEKAGLNLQDFDYYEIHEAFAAQVLATLKIWESPELSESIGLKKALGSIDRNKLNVKGSSLAAAHPFAATGGRIIGVMAKLLNEKGSGRGFVSICAAGGQGVTMIIEK